In Mesorhizobium sp. J428, the genomic window GGCGCGTGGTCGAACTCGTCCACGGCGACAAGGTGCTGGTCGACCTGCCTGATGCCGTCCAGCTCGAGAACCACGACGTGCTGGTGCTGGACGACGGCCGGCATGCCGAGATCATCGCCGCCGAAGAAGAGGTCTACGACATCCGCGCGAAAGGCCCGGTGCATCTGGCCGAACTCGCCTGGCACATCGGCAACCGGCATCTCGCGGCCCAGATCGAGGAGGACCGCATCCTCATCCTGCGCGACCATGTCATCAAGGCGATGCTGGAAGGGCTGGGCGCCACGGTGACGGACGCGTCCGAGCCGTTCCACCCGGTGCGCGGCGCCTATTCCGGTCATTCGCACGGCCACGGGCCGCAGCCTGACGCCTACGGGCGTATGCCCCGCGATCCGCACTATGGTCACAATCACGGGCCGGATCAGCACCATCATGGCCACGGTCACCATGACCACGACCATGGCCACCACCATGGCGAGGCCGACCGTTTCGGTCGCCTCCCGGGCGACCCGCATTACGGCCACAACCATGGCTGACCTTCCCGGCCAGACGGCGCTGCTGCGCCTGATGGCCTGGCTGTCGCCGGCGTTCCCGATCGGCTCGTTCAGCTATAGCCACGGGCTGGAGACGGCCGCCCATCGAGAGCTCGTGGCAGACGCGACGGGCCTGCGCATCTGGCTGGCGGACCTGATCGAGCGCGGATCGGCGTGGAATGACGCGGTGCTGTTTGCCGAGGCGCACCGGCGGATGGAGGGTATCCTCGCGCCATCCGAAAGCGATGCCGCGCTTGCGGAGCTCTGCGAGCTTGCCGAGGCGCTCGCCGGCTCGCGCGAGCGGCATATGGAGACGATGCTGCAGGGCGCGGCGTTCCTGAAGGCGGCGGCAGCCTGGCCGCATCCCGCCCTTGCCGCGCTTCCGGCCGACTGCGCCTATCCGGTCGCCGTGGGCGCGGTCGCCGGCGCGCATGGCGTCGACCTGCACTCGGCGCTCGCGGCCTTCCTCCAGGCCTTCACCTCGAACCAGATCCAGGCCGCGATTCGCCTCGGCATCATCGGCCAGACGGATGCAATGGCGACGCTGGCCTCGCTCGAGGCTGCGATCTCGGATGCGGCCGGCCGTGCGACACAGTCCACGCTTGACGATCTCGGCTCGGCGACGATGATGGCCGAGGTCGCTGCGATGCAGCATGAAACGCACTATTCGAGGCTGTTCAGGACGTGACCCTGATCGCACTTGCCCTGACCGTGGTCCTCACCTTCGTGGCCGGTCTCCACGTCTACTGGGGGATCGGCGGCGTCTGGCCGGGAACCGACCAGCCCTCGCTCGCCCGCGCAGTGGCGGGGTTTCGCGGCATCGACGCGATGCCTTCTCCCACCGCCTGCTTCGCGGTCGCGGCCTGTCTGGTGCTCGCGGCACTCTGGCCGTCGGCCCTTGCCGGCCTGTTCGCCTCGCCGTTCCAGCTCGCCGGCCTCGTCGCCGGCGCCGTGATGCTGGCGCTGGTTTTCCTCGCGCGGGGCATAGCCGGCTTCACGCCGGCCTGGCGCCGACTTACACCGGAAGAGCCGTTTGCCACCAACGACCGGCGCTTCTTCTCGCCGCTTTGCCTCGCGCTCGGCGCGGGCTTCCTTTTTCTCGCTTTCGAAAGGGCATTGTCATGAACGCCAACGGACCCCTTCGCGTCGGCATCGGCGGGCCGGTCGGCTCGGGCAAGACGACGCTGACCGAGAAGCTCTGCAAGGCGCTGCGCGACCGCTACTCCATCGCGGTGGTCACCAACGACATCTACACCAAGGAGGATGCCATGATGCTGGCGCGCCTGCAGGCGTTGCCGGAGGAGCGCATCATGGGGGTGGAGACCGGCGGCTGCCCGCACACGGCGATCCGTGAGGACGCCTCGATCAACCTGCAGGCGATCGCCGAGATGAACCGCAAGTTCCCCGACCTCGACATCGTCTTCATCGAATCCGGCGGCGACAACCTCGCCGCGACCTTCTCGCCCGACCTCGCCGACATCACGCTCTACGTCATCTCGGTCTGCCAGGGCGAGGAGATCCCGAGGAAGGGCGGGCCGGGCATCACCCGCTCCGACTTCCTCGTCATCAACAAGTCCGACCTCGCGCCCTATGTGAACGTCAATCTCGACGTGATGGAGCGCGACGCGGGCAAGCAGCGCGGCAAGCGCCCGTTCGGCTTCACCGACCTGTCGCGCGGCAAGGGCCTGGACGAGGTGATCGCCTTCATCGAGGAGCATGGCGGCCTCGAAGCCCGCGAGGTGCGCGGCGCGGCGTAAGTCGCGGGCGTGGTTCCTCCTCCACGTTCACCGGGAGGAGGTGCGCGAAGGGCGGATGAGTGCATGTGCGATGTTTCGAAAGTACGCACTTTGGTGAACCATCGTCTCATCCCATATTAATCCCATGAACGACCCCCTGCGTCTCGACCGTGTCCAGCAGCTGCGCTCCGGCGCGCGCAATACGATTCATACCTGGCTTTTGGGCACAGGCAGCCTGCTGCTGCTGGCGGCGACGGCCTTTGCGCTCGCGGGCGGGCTCGGGCTCGTCTTCGCGGCAGGCTTCGCCTTCCTCACCAGCATCGCGGCGCGGCGCGTCAGCCCGAAGGTGGTGCTACAGATGTACAAGGCGCGGCCGGTTTCGCGGGCGAGCTTTCCTGGCGGCTTCGACATTGTGGAGCGACTGGCCGCGCGGGCGGGTCTGGAGCATGCGCCCGCGCTTTACGTCGTGCCGTCGAAGATGATGAACGCGTTTGCCGTCGGCAGCCGTCAAGATTCGGCGATCGCGATCACCGATGCGCTGGCGCGCAACCTCACGGTGCGCGAGTTCACCGGCGTGCTGGCGCACGAGATCAGCCACATCGCCAATGAGGACCTGAAGGTGATGGCCTTCGCCGATATGGTGTCGCGCTTCACCTCGCTGTGGTCGACCTTCGGCATCTTCGCGCTGTTCTTCAACCTGTTTGGCGTCGCGGGCGGTGGCGAGGCGATGGTGCCGTGGCCGGCGGTCGCGCTGCTGGTGCTGGCGCCGACGCTCGGCGGCCTGCTGCAGCTTGCCCTGTCGCGCACCCGCGAATTCGACGCCGACCTGCATGCCGCGATCCTGACCGGCGACCCGGACGGGCTCGCCTCGGCGCTGCGCCGGCTGGAGAAGGCGCAAGGCATGTACTGGGAGAGCCTGATGCTGCCCGGCAGCCGCACGCCGGTGCCCTCCGTGCTGCGCACCCATCCGGCGACGGAGGAGCGCGTCGCGCGGCTGATGGCTCTGAAGCGCGGCGGGCCGGTCGATCTCGGCCCGGACGGCCCTGTCATGCCGCCGCCGCAGCGCCGCCCGAGCATCGTGCCGCACATCCGGCCGCGCCACCCCGACCTCGCCGCCTTCATGCCGCTGCAGGCGATGGAGATGCCCATGCCGCATGACGAACCGGCCTGCGCGGCGGGACTGGCGGACGCGGACGGCAATCCGCGCATCCGGCCGATGCGCGGCGGGATCTATTTCTGAGGGGCCGGATGGCGAGGCCGAAGACCTATTCCGGCGGATGCCTGTGCGGGGCGATCCGCTTCGAGGCGGCTGGCCCGGCGGAAAAGCCTCATTCCTGCTCCTGCTCGATCTGCCGCCGCCACACCGGCGCGCCGACGGCCGTGTGGGTTGAGTTTCCGCGCGAATCCGTCCGCTGGACGGGGCCGGGCGGCGCGCCGGCGCTCTATCGCTCGTCCGATTTTTCCAGCCGCGCCTTCTGCGCGACCTGCGGCAGCTCGATCGGCGCGATCGACGACGCGCCGGTGGTGGCGCTGCTCGTCGGTGCGTTCGACCGGCCGGGCGTGAAGGAATTCGCACCGGCAAGCCATTCCTTCAAAGGCAACCGCCCGCGCTGGTGGCACCCGGATATGGCCTGAGGAGGCCGGAGCTGACGCGAATGTGATCGCGGGTTAACCGGCTGCTATCGCTTTTCAGGCATG contains:
- a CDS encoding GFA family protein, with amino-acid sequence MARPKTYSGGCLCGAIRFEAAGPAEKPHSCSCSICRRHTGAPTAVWVEFPRESVRWTGPGGAPALYRSSDFSSRAFCATCGSSIGAIDDAPVVALLVGAFDRPGVKEFAPASHSFKGNRPRWWHPDMA
- a CDS encoding urease accessory protein UreE; this encodes MKLSMNTDFTKMPRAGSVIRAADLSEGARIIPFDLAVLDHEGRHLRRRVVELVHGDKVLVDLPDAVQLENHDVLVLDDGRHAEIIAAEEEVYDIRAKGPVHLAELAWHIGNRHLAAQIEEDRILILRDHVIKAMLEGLGATVTDASEPFHPVRGAYSGHSHGHGPQPDAYGRMPRDPHYGHNHGPDQHHHGHGHHDHDHGHHHGEADRFGRLPGDPHYGHNHG
- a CDS encoding zinc metalloprotease HtpX, giving the protein MNDPLRLDRVQQLRSGARNTIHTWLLGTGSLLLLAATAFALAGGLGLVFAAGFAFLTSIAARRVSPKVVLQMYKARPVSRASFPGGFDIVERLAARAGLEHAPALYVVPSKMMNAFAVGSRQDSAIAITDALARNLTVREFTGVLAHEISHIANEDLKVMAFADMVSRFTSLWSTFGIFALFFNLFGVAGGGEAMVPWPAVALLVLAPTLGGLLQLALSRTREFDADLHAAILTGDPDGLASALRRLEKAQGMYWESLMLPGSRTPVPSVLRTHPATEERVARLMALKRGGPVDLGPDGPVMPPPQRRPSIVPHIRPRHPDLAAFMPLQAMEMPMPHDEPACAAGLADADGNPRIRPMRGGIYF
- a CDS encoding DUF3995 domain-containing protein; amino-acid sequence: MTLIALALTVVLTFVAGLHVYWGIGGVWPGTDQPSLARAVAGFRGIDAMPSPTACFAVAACLVLAALWPSALAGLFASPFQLAGLVAGAVMLALVFLARGIAGFTPAWRRLTPEEPFATNDRRFFSPLCLALGAGFLFLAFERALS
- the ureG gene encoding urease accessory protein UreG, which translates into the protein MNANGPLRVGIGGPVGSGKTTLTEKLCKALRDRYSIAVVTNDIYTKEDAMMLARLQALPEERIMGVETGGCPHTAIREDASINLQAIAEMNRKFPDLDIVFIESGGDNLAATFSPDLADITLYVISVCQGEEIPRKGGPGITRSDFLVINKSDLAPYVNVNLDVMERDAGKQRGKRPFGFTDLSRGKGLDEVIAFIEEHGGLEAREVRGAA
- a CDS encoding urease accessory protein UreF, which produces MADLPGQTALLRLMAWLSPAFPIGSFSYSHGLETAAHRELVADATGLRIWLADLIERGSAWNDAVLFAEAHRRMEGILAPSESDAALAELCELAEALAGSRERHMETMLQGAAFLKAAAAWPHPALAALPADCAYPVAVGAVAGAHGVDLHSALAAFLQAFTSNQIQAAIRLGIIGQTDAMATLASLEAAISDAAGRATQSTLDDLGSATMMAEVAAMQHETHYSRLFRT